Proteins co-encoded in one Pseudarthrobacter chlorophenolicus A6 genomic window:
- the ftsZ gene encoding cell division protein FtsZ encodes MAAPQNYLAVIKVVGIGGGGVNAVNRMIEVGLRGVEFIAINTDAQALLMSDADVKLDVGRELTRGLGAGANPEVGKQAAEDHADEIEEVLRGADMVFVTAGEGGGTGTGGAPVVARIARSLGALTIGVVTRPFTFEGRRRAGSAESGIDALRDEVDTLIVIPNDRLLSISDRNVSVLDAFRSADQVLLSGVQGITDLITTPGLINLDFADVKSVMQGAGSALMGIGSARGEDRAVKAAELAIASPLLEASIDGAHGVLLSIQGGSDLGLFEINEAARLVQEVAHPEANIIFGAVIDDALGDEARVTVIAAGFDDVKATSPSMDQSQPQAQAAPQRPAAPAPSQAPSAGNHQGGSHQPNVQPVHAGVGAAGLSNWGQQRPTAVPADSGFDVDLPSVVEPDLTGNHQDDLDVPDFLK; translated from the coding sequence GTGGCAGCTCCGCAGAATTACTTGGCCGTCATCAAAGTCGTCGGCATCGGCGGCGGTGGCGTGAACGCAGTCAACCGCATGATCGAGGTCGGCCTCCGAGGTGTTGAATTCATCGCCATCAACACCGACGCCCAGGCACTGCTGATGAGCGACGCCGACGTCAAGCTCGATGTAGGCCGGGAGCTGACCCGCGGCCTCGGAGCAGGCGCCAACCCGGAGGTTGGCAAGCAGGCTGCCGAGGACCACGCCGACGAAATCGAGGAAGTGCTGCGCGGAGCCGACATGGTCTTCGTGACCGCCGGCGAGGGCGGCGGAACGGGCACCGGCGGCGCGCCCGTCGTCGCCCGCATTGCGCGCTCCCTGGGCGCCCTGACCATTGGTGTGGTTACCCGTCCCTTCACGTTCGAAGGCCGCCGCCGCGCGGGCTCCGCTGAATCCGGCATCGACGCGCTGCGCGACGAAGTGGACACCCTGATCGTGATCCCCAACGATCGCCTCCTCTCCATCAGCGACCGCAACGTCTCGGTCCTTGACGCTTTCCGTTCGGCCGACCAAGTGCTGCTGTCCGGCGTCCAGGGCATCACCGACCTCATCACCACCCCGGGCCTGATCAACCTCGACTTCGCCGACGTCAAGTCGGTCATGCAGGGTGCGGGCTCCGCGCTCATGGGCATCGGCTCCGCCCGGGGTGAAGACCGTGCCGTCAAGGCCGCCGAGCTTGCCATCGCCTCCCCGCTGCTGGAGGCCTCGATCGACGGCGCCCACGGCGTGCTGCTGTCCATCCAGGGCGGCTCGGACCTCGGCCTGTTTGAAATCAACGAAGCCGCGCGCCTGGTCCAGGAAGTTGCCCACCCCGAAGCAAACATCATCTTCGGTGCCGTGATCGACGACGCCCTCGGCGACGAGGCCAGGGTCACCGTCATCGCGGCCGGCTTCGACGACGTCAAGGCCACCTCGCCGTCCATGGACCAGTCCCAGCCGCAGGCACAGGCTGCCCCGCAGCGGCCCGCAGCACCTGCGCCGTCGCAGGCGCCGTCTGCCGGCAACCACCAGGGCGGCAGCCACCAGCCCAACGTCCAGCCGGTCCACGCAGGCGTCGGTGCAGCCGGCCTGAGCAACTGGGGCCAGCAGCGCCCCACGGCCGTACCCGCAGATTCCGGTTTCGACGTGGACCTGCCGTCCGTAGTGGAGCCGGACCTTACCGGCAACCACCAGGACGACCTGGATGTCCCCGACTTCCTGAAGTAG
- a CDS encoding polyphenol oxidase family protein, whose translation MFHWRAGILPGVSAAFTNNGAGNLALHVGDDPEAVRQRRSRLEQEIGVGAGSLRFMNQVHGTDVVLMDSVSPAPEADAMVSRGTPLAVMVADCIPVILAGASADGPVLAVAHAGRPGVAHGVIPAAVERMASLGATDIRAWLGPSICGRCYEVPGAMQEEVVAAVPATRSTTSWGTPGLDLPAGARSQLENAGVMVEYSGPCTLETPSQYSYRRDRHTGRFAGLVWCHD comes from the coding sequence TTGTTCCACTGGCGGGCCGGCATCCTTCCGGGGGTGTCGGCCGCTTTTACGAACAACGGAGCCGGGAACCTGGCGCTCCACGTCGGAGACGATCCCGAAGCGGTCCGGCAACGCCGGTCACGGCTTGAGCAGGAGATCGGCGTCGGTGCCGGCAGCCTCCGGTTCATGAACCAGGTCCACGGAACGGACGTGGTGCTGATGGATTCCGTCAGTCCCGCTCCCGAGGCGGATGCGATGGTATCCCGCGGCACTCCGCTGGCCGTTATGGTGGCGGACTGCATCCCCGTGATCCTGGCCGGCGCATCAGCCGACGGACCCGTTCTTGCGGTGGCCCACGCCGGCCGTCCCGGCGTTGCCCACGGAGTGATCCCCGCGGCCGTAGAGCGCATGGCCTCGCTGGGGGCAACGGATATCCGGGCCTGGCTTGGGCCCTCCATATGCGGGCGCTGCTACGAAGTTCCCGGCGCCATGCAGGAAGAAGTGGTTGCCGCAGTACCCGCCACCCGGAGCACAACCTCCTGGGGTACTCCCGGCCTCGACCTGCCGGCCGGTGCACGGAGCCAGCTGGAAAACGCCGGCGTGATGGTCGAATACAGTGGTCCCTGCACCCTGGAGACGCCGTCCCAGTATTCCTACCGCCGGGACCGTCACACCGGGCGCTTCGCGGGGCTGGTGTGGTGCCATGACTGA
- a CDS encoding YggS family pyridoxal phosphate-dependent enzyme has product MTDAAAAADPRFHELAQRLEAVRERIAKAVASAGRGGQPPRLIVITKFHPADDIRRLAALGVTDVGENRDQEAAAKAAELAGAGLAWHFVGQLQTKKAKSVVRYAAAVHSVDRPQLVDALAKAVLNEQAATGREPLDCFIQVSLEDDAGAHRGGALPADVPALADRIATAEGLRLAGVMAVAPLGAAPEPAFEKLAKVSELLVRDHPAATGISAGMSQDLEAAIKFGATHLRIGSDILGSRPAVG; this is encoded by the coding sequence ATGACTGACGCCGCAGCAGCCGCTGATCCCCGCTTCCATGAACTCGCCCAGCGGCTGGAGGCGGTACGGGAGCGTATCGCCAAGGCAGTCGCGTCGGCGGGTCGCGGGGGCCAACCGCCCAGGCTGATCGTGATCACCAAGTTCCACCCGGCAGATGACATCCGCCGCCTCGCCGCCCTGGGCGTGACGGACGTCGGCGAGAACAGGGACCAGGAGGCCGCTGCCAAAGCCGCCGAGCTGGCTGGGGCCGGCCTGGCGTGGCACTTTGTGGGCCAGCTGCAGACCAAAAAGGCCAAGTCCGTGGTGCGCTATGCAGCTGCCGTGCACTCGGTGGACCGGCCCCAACTCGTTGATGCGCTGGCCAAAGCGGTGCTCAACGAACAGGCCGCCACGGGGCGGGAGCCCCTGGACTGCTTCATCCAGGTCAGCCTCGAGGACGACGCCGGAGCGCACCGGGGCGGCGCGTTGCCCGCTGACGTTCCTGCCCTGGCCGATCGGATCGCCACTGCGGAAGGGCTGCGCCTGGCAGGTGTCATGGCGGTGGCCCCGCTTGGGGCCGCGCCCGAACCTGCTTTCGAAAAGCTCGCCAAGGTCTCGGAACTGCTGGTCCGGGACCACCCTGCGGCAACCGGCATTTCGGCGGGCATGAGCCAGGACCTGGAAGCAGCGATCAAATTTGGGGCGACACACCTGCGGATCGGTTCCGATATTCTCGGATCGCGTCCGGCCGTGGGGTAG
- a CDS encoding cell division protein SepF, with protein sequence MAGALRKTMIYLGLADGDEHYESEQLNTRKDEDETMEADREERRAPAPVREVSRETSYTPEEEYRAPVTPIKRAASSREETSGLRQITTIHPRSYNDAKLIGESFRDGIPVIMNVTDMGESDAKRLVDFSAGLVFGLRGSIERVTNKVFLLSPSYVEVIGDDKKASDTQASFFNQS encoded by the coding sequence ATGGCCGGCGCTCTGCGCAAGACAATGATCTATCTTGGGCTCGCCGACGGCGATGAGCATTACGAGTCCGAGCAATTGAACACACGTAAGGATGAGGACGAAACAATGGAAGCAGACCGCGAGGAACGCCGTGCACCTGCACCCGTCCGCGAGGTCAGCCGTGAAACGTCCTACACCCCCGAAGAGGAATACCGCGCCCCTGTGACCCCCATCAAGCGTGCGGCCTCCAGCCGCGAAGAGACTTCAGGCCTCCGCCAGATCACCACCATCCATCCCCGCTCCTACAACGATGCCAAGCTCATCGGTGAGAGTTTCCGGGACGGCATTCCGGTGATCATGAACGTCACGGACATGGGTGAGTCGGATGCCAAGCGGTTGGTGGACTTCTCTGCCGGGCTGGTGTTTGGCCTGCGCGGCAGCATCGAACGCGTCACCAACAAGGTGTTCCTCCTGTCGCCGTCCTACGTTGAGGTCATCGGCGACGACAAGAAGGCCAGCGACACCCAGGCCAGCTTCTTCAACCAAAGCTGA
- a CDS encoding YggT family protein: MGIVFGLVYLALLLFFVALIIRLVFDWVQMFAREWRPRGIALVVAHAVYSITDPPLKVLRRLIPPLRLGGISLDLGFLILFIAVSIAMGITRSFA, from the coding sequence ATGGGAATTGTTTTCGGACTTGTCTATCTCGCGCTCCTGCTGTTTTTTGTTGCCCTGATCATCCGCCTGGTATTCGACTGGGTGCAGATGTTCGCCCGGGAATGGCGGCCGCGCGGCATAGCCCTGGTGGTCGCGCACGCTGTGTACTCCATCACGGACCCGCCCCTGAAAGTGCTTCGCCGGCTGATCCCGCCGCTGCGCCTGGGCGGCATCTCGCTGGACCTCGGATTCCTGATCCTCTTCATCGCGGTCAGCATTGCGATGGGAATCACCAGGAGCTTCGCCTGA
- a CDS encoding DivIVA domain-containing protein: MALTPEDVVNKRFQPTKFREGYDQDEVDDFLDEIVVELRRLNQENDELRKKLAEAGSSVPATAAAAPVVEKVPAPVKADKDEAREKAEAEAKAAEAKKKDVQPAAPVAAAPAAAAASTSTPSAESAAGLLAMAQQMHDRHVADGQSQKDKIIAEAQIEASSLVNDAQEKSRKILGALEQQRSVLERKVEQLRGFERDYRSRLKAYIEGQLRDLDARGSVATPEVSEAN, translated from the coding sequence ATGGCTTTGACGCCAGAAGACGTTGTCAACAAGCGCTTTCAGCCGACCAAGTTCCGCGAGGGCTACGACCAGGACGAAGTAGATGACTTCCTGGACGAGATCGTCGTTGAACTTCGCCGCCTGAACCAGGAGAACGACGAGCTCCGCAAGAAGCTCGCCGAGGCTGGTTCCAGCGTTCCGGCAACCGCCGCTGCCGCCCCCGTGGTGGAGAAGGTTCCCGCGCCCGTCAAGGCTGACAAGGACGAAGCCCGCGAAAAGGCAGAGGCAGAGGCCAAGGCCGCCGAAGCGAAGAAGAAGGACGTCCAGCCGGCCGCTCCCGTCGCCGCAGCCCCTGCTGCCGCAGCGGCGTCCACCTCCACGCCCTCTGCTGAATCCGCTGCAGGCCTGCTGGCCATGGCGCAGCAGATGCACGACCGCCACGTTGCAGACGGCCAGTCGCAGAAGGACAAGATCATCGCCGAGGCGCAGATCGAAGCCAGCAGCCTCGTCAACGACGCCCAGGAAAAGTCACGCAAGATCCTCGGTGCACTCGAGCAGCAGCGCTCCGTCCTGGAACGCAAGGTGGAGCAGCTCCGCGGCTTCGAGCGCGACTACCGCTCACGCCTGAAGGCCTACATCGAAGGCCAGCTGCGCGACCTGGATGCCCGCGGCTCCGTGGCGACGCCGGAAGTCAGCGAAGCCAACTAG
- the lspA gene encoding signal peptidase II, producing the protein MTDELAAGAARPVPPSPRPRRGVLLSFFAGFAVFAYVFDQLTKIWVTSSMVEGERIPVLPPLLHWYFIRNSGAAFSIGENVTWVFSIIMAAVAVAILFQVRKLGSVWWALALGLLLGGALGNLTDRLFREPSFGMGHVVDFIQLPNFAIFNIADSAVVSAVAIICILTLRGISLDGTRVHGEQKGTDADA; encoded by the coding sequence ATGACTGACGAACTTGCCGCCGGCGCTGCCCGCCCTGTCCCGCCGTCACCCCGCCCACGACGCGGGGTGCTGCTGTCCTTTTTCGCCGGATTCGCGGTATTTGCCTACGTCTTCGACCAGCTGACCAAGATTTGGGTGACGTCCTCCATGGTGGAGGGCGAACGCATCCCGGTCCTGCCACCGCTCCTGCACTGGTATTTCATCCGAAACTCCGGGGCAGCCTTCTCCATCGGCGAGAACGTCACGTGGGTGTTTTCCATCATCATGGCCGCTGTCGCCGTCGCCATCCTCTTCCAGGTGCGGAAACTGGGGTCTGTCTGGTGGGCCCTTGCGCTGGGCCTGCTGCTTGGCGGGGCGCTCGGCAACCTGACGGACCGGCTGTTCCGGGAACCCTCGTTCGGCATGGGCCATGTGGTGGACTTCATCCAGCTGCCCAACTTCGCCATCTTTAACATCGCCGATTCCGCCGTGGTCTCCGCCGTGGCCATCATCTGCATCCTGACCCTTCGCGGCATCTCCCTCGACGGAACCCGGGTGCATGGCGAGCAGAAGGGCACGGACGCCGATGCCTGA
- a CDS encoding RluA family pseudouridine synthase: MPEQIIVTEEYGGTRADAGLAAIMGISRSAAAALIAEGHVISRGKALGKSAKLAAGDTLEVTIPERRDPLEVVEEIVEGLKILLDDDDFVVVDKPVGVAAHPSPGWVGPTVVGGLAGAGYRISTSGSPERAGIVHRLDVGTSGVMVVAKSERAYTALKRAFKERTVDKVYHAVVQGLPDPLTGTIDAPIGRHPGHDWRFAVTEEGRPSVTHYEVLEAFGKASLVEVHLETGRTHQIRVHFSALRHPCAGDLTYGADPRLAATLGLTRQWLHARELGFDHPVTGERVRVTSDYPQDLAFALDVLASGQA, from the coding sequence ATGCCTGAGCAGATTATCGTCACGGAGGAATACGGCGGCACCCGCGCGGATGCTGGCCTCGCAGCCATCATGGGCATTTCGCGCTCAGCTGCCGCCGCACTGATTGCGGAAGGGCACGTGATCAGCCGGGGTAAAGCACTTGGCAAGTCAGCGAAACTGGCGGCCGGCGACACGCTGGAGGTCACCATTCCGGAGCGGCGTGATCCGCTGGAAGTCGTGGAGGAAATTGTGGAAGGCCTGAAGATCCTGCTGGACGACGACGATTTCGTCGTCGTCGATAAACCGGTGGGGGTCGCCGCGCACCCTTCTCCCGGCTGGGTGGGGCCCACTGTGGTGGGTGGCCTGGCCGGCGCCGGCTACCGCATCTCCACGTCCGGTTCACCGGAACGGGCCGGAATTGTCCACCGGCTCGACGTCGGGACGTCTGGCGTGATGGTGGTGGCCAAATCCGAGAGGGCCTACACGGCCCTCAAGCGGGCGTTCAAGGAACGCACCGTGGACAAGGTCTACCACGCCGTGGTGCAGGGCCTGCCGGATCCGCTGACCGGAACCATCGATGCGCCCATCGGCCGCCACCCGGGGCACGACTGGCGGTTTGCCGTGACGGAAGAGGGCCGTCCATCCGTCACCCACTACGAAGTGCTGGAAGCCTTTGGCAAGGCGTCCCTCGTGGAAGTCCATCTCGAGACCGGCCGCACCCACCAGATCCGGGTCCATTTCTCCGCACTCCGCCACCCCTGCGCAGGCGACCTCACGTACGGCGCCGATCCGCGCCTGGCTGCAACCCTGGGGCTCACGCGGCAGTGGCTTCATGCCAGGGAACTTGGCTTCGACCACCCCGTGACGGGTGAGCGGGTGCGCGTGACCAGCGACTATCCCCAGGACCTGGCTTTCGCCCTCGACGTGCTGGCCTCGGGACAGGCCTGA